In Citrus sinensis cultivar Valencia sweet orange chromosome 2, DVS_A1.0, whole genome shotgun sequence, a single genomic region encodes these proteins:
- the LOC102614020 gene encoding pentatricopeptide repeat-containing protein At1g03560, mitochondrial, whose amino-acid sequence MRRVLRRPFSATLLQSPPKLKLPPYKTGNNVGSPRNMGPLASFISNPRSANSFPPPEWVEPFNDVSDLVSCPQNLNPSPWVRQILNLLDGSSDMEANLDSFCRKFLIKLSPNFVSFVLRNHDVSKRPNVGLRLFTWAARQKKYSHNLECYISLIDCLALCGDVDRVRLVFNELKEKGFLMTVSAANSLIKSFGGLGMVEELLWVWRSMKENGIEPSLYTYNFLMNGLVNSMFIESSELVFKVMENGKVGPDGVTYNTMIKGYCKVGKTQKAMEKFRAMEARNVQPDKITYMTLIQACYLEGDFDSCLSLYHEMDEKGIEIPSHAYNLVIGGLCKVGKCIEGHAIFESMIRRGCQPNVAIYTALIDSYAKLGSMNEAINIFERMKYEGVEPDDVTYRVIVGGLCKNERLEEAMQYFEFCRANGVAVNAMFYSSLIDGLGKAGRVDEAEELFEEMVEKGCPRDSYCYNVLIDALAKCGKLDEALALFKRMEDEGCDQTVYTYTILINGMFKEHRNEEALKLWDMMIDKGITPTAASFRALSIGLCLSGKVARACKILDELAPKGIIPETAFEDMITCLCKAGRIKEACKLADGIVDREREIPGKIRTALINALRKAGNADLAIKLMHSKIGVGYDRMGSIKRRVKFRSLVES is encoded by the coding sequence ATGAGAAGAGTCTTACGGAGACCTTTCTCTGCAACTCTTCTTCAATCTCCACCCAAATTAAAATTGCCACCTTACAAGACCGGCAACAATGTTGGGTCACCGCGAAATATGGGTCCTTTGGCCAGTTTCATCTCAAATCCAAGGTCCGCCAATTCTTTCCCTCCTCCAGAATGGGTAGAGCCATTCAATGACGTCTCTGACTTGGTTTCATGTCCACAAAACTTGAACCCATCTCCGTGGGTAAGGCAAATTTTGAACCTTTTAGATGGGTCTTCTGATATGGAGGCAAATTTAGACTCCTTTTGTCGTAAGTTCTTGATCAAGTTGTcaccaaattttgtttcatttgttttaaGAAATCATGATGTAAGTAAACGGCCTAATGTCGGTTTAAGGCTCTTTACTTGGGCTGCTAGGCAAAAGAAGTATTCTCATAACCTTGAATGTTATATTTCTTTGATTGATTGTTTAGCTTTGTGTGGGGACGTGGATAGAGTTAGATTAGTGTTTAATGAGTTAAAAGAGAAGGGGTTTTTGATGACGGTTTCAGCTGCAAATTCTTTGATTAAGAGTTTTGGGGGGCTAGGAATGGTTGAGGAATTGTTGTGGGTGTGGAGAAGCATGAAGGAGAATGGAATTGAGCCCAGTTTGTATACCTATAATTTTTTGATGAATGGTTTGGTGAATTCAATGTTTATTGAATCTTCTGAGCTGGTTTTTAAGGTTATGGAGAACGGGAAAGTTGGACCTGATGGAGTGACTTATAATACGATGATTAAAGGGTATTGTAAGGTAGGAAAAACACAGAAGGCAATGGAGAAGTTTAGGGCTATGGAGGCTAGAAATGTGCAGCCAGATAAGATTACTTATATGACTTTGATACAAGCTTGTTATTTGGAGGGAGATTTTGATTCTTGTTTGAGTTTATATCATGAAATGGATGAAAAGGGGATTGAAATTCCCTCTCATGCATATAATTTAGTGATTGGAGGGCTTTGTAAAGTAGGAAAATGTATAGAAGGACATGCTATTTTTGAGAGTATGATTAGAAGGGGTTGTCAACCAAATGTGGCTATTTATACAGCTTTGATAGATTCCTATGCAAAACTTGGTAGCATGAATGAGGCAATAAATATCTTTGAGAGGATGAAATATGAGGGAGTTGAACCAGATGATGTTACTTATAGAGTTATTGTAGGTGGTTTGTGTAAGAATGAGAGATTGGAGGAGGCCATGCAGTATTTTGAGTTCTGTAGAGCTAATGGGGTGGCAGTTAATGCCATGTTTTATTCCAGTCTCATTGATGGCCTAGGGAAGGCTGGAAGAGTTGATGAAGCTGAGGAACTTTTTGAGGAGATGGTTGAGAAGGGATGCCCGCGTGACTCATATTGCTACAATGTCCTTATTGATGCCCTTGCTAAGTGCGGAAAGCTTGATGAGGCTTTAGCACTTTTTAAGAGGATGGAAGATGAAGGATGTGATCAAACAGTTTACACATACACAATACTCATCAATGGAATGTTCAAGGAACACAGAAATGAGGAAGCATTAAAGCTGTGGGATATGATGATTGATAAGGGTATCACACCAACTGCAGCTTCTTTTAGGGCTCTCTCAATTGGACTTTGTCTGTCAGGCAAAGTAGCACGCGCTTGTAAGATTTTGGATGAGCTGGCGCCAAAGGGCATAATTCCGGAGACAGCATTTGAAGATATGATCACTTGCTTGTGCAAAGCTGGTCGTATCAAAGAGGCTTGTAAGTTGGCTGATGGGATTGTTGATAGGGAAAGAGAAATTCCTGGAAAAATCCGTACAGCTCTAATAAATGCTTTAAGGAAAGCAGGCAATGCAGATTTGGCCATAAAATTGATGCATAGTAAGATCGGTGTTGGATATGATAGGATGGGTAGCATTAAAAGACGTGTAAAATTCAGGAGTCTCGTTGAAAGTTAG